In Trichoplusia ni isolate ovarian cell line Hi5 chromosome 17, tn1, whole genome shotgun sequence, the DNA window ttcatttaattttcatgtgtCGAAAGGCAAGCGTTATAGTATTCCATAGttcgtttatatttaaaacaattataataatagccAAAATTTTAAAGAGCAGACTGGACTCTGGTAGACTCCCCTCACATCTTTGATAAAAGTTCTAAATATAATCTCTGAGGCTAGGTCTCTATCCTATGTATGTGGTATCCCGtggtttgaaaaataaaaacacgagAAAATACATCCGACTCATTTCAAATATTACGTCCTATTTTCATGCCTACCAATTAACTAGAGGATTGACCATCTCACAcaatcttgaaataaaaaacttagtaTGTAGTAAACCCATTCACTTTTAAGGATTTACTTATCACATCCTTTTGAGCTCCAAGAATTTCAGAGTTCACGATCTTATCGAGATAGTGAACGCGgataatgaatacaaaaaaatagttattgtgGGTAAGCAAGTTTTAAATCAAAGGATGGCTCGCTATGGAAATGGAAACATCTGTAAAACGTTAAAGTACTACACTCAAGACTATAAATGTACACCTAGTATCAAATTCGTTAAACCTcgattaaaatcagttcatatTCGTTTTAGATAAAGCAGTAAGACTTGTTCTATCAAGGACTTTGGTTAGAGTAAGCCTTTGCAGTTAAAGTATTTACTACATTCACTAACTTAACGAGAATAATATGTATGCAGGTATATACCATAAAAGCTATTAAGCAACGTCTTTATCATAATTTCATTCATACTCCtaatatgaaagtaaatttGAGTGTAGGTTACTATTACACGCTTCATGTAAATATACGATTTAATGGATCACGGACATCACACGGCATACCAGAACGAGTTTATTTATAGAGACGAGTAAAAGCGTGTACAAAAAACATCGTCCCGAATGTTGGAAGCCTTCCGAGTGGTTCCGTTCGTTagtcagtattttttatacgcGTCAAATGCTCGAACCCTCGTCCAACCGATCGTGGGTTGGTGTAGGTCTTCATAAAAAAAGGACAGCATGgtaggtataaaaatgttttgttcggTCACCTTATGTCATATATCAGGCAGACTATCTTAAATTCAAGGTACAGAATAACAGGTACACTATAtgaattttcaaatataaaactaaacccaaaccttaaatatttttcaatgagAGTAAACAAGGCGGTTGTATTCAGCCGCTGTTAGGGTAGcacatactttaaaacaaaaacaggttTTGCTGTACTATGTAGTGGTTTCATTGTACCGCTCCCCTCCCGTCCGACTGTCTCGGCTCAGTAGATTCAAACTGTTCTCTGTTAATATAATGGCGGGAAAATTACGAAACCTAAAATTGAGATGATAGCTTacgttaaaagtattttgttacaGTGGTTCGCAGACATGGATTTATATATCACCGATTCACTCCAGGACATGCTGGACAtggatattaaaaatgaaatcgcAACAGACCTCAGCAGTATGACCGATTTCACTGTTAGTACATTTCAATATTGTGTATCATAGTCTGCATTTACGATCAacctatttgtatgaaattaatcaattacgttttttatttacaggaCACCCTAGGATCACACTTTTCGGAGTTACCTCCTTTACTAGACATGGATACTGATAACTCTTCAACGTGGCTCAACAATAGTTCTAGCTTTGTCCATAATCTAGATTTATATGGGTCGGAGGCGAATGCAGTGATGGTTAATCCAAATTCTGTCATGCCCTCTTCATTTATCGAAACCCCAGTAAAAAGTATAGTAAAAGAAGAGGCTTCGAATGTGTTACTGACGTCTGCTGCTGCAAATGACGATTTAAGTAATAGTATATCACTTCCAAGTCCCAAAGAAGAAAAAAGTCATTTAACATTTTCTCCAAGTGCTATAAAAGTCTCAAAAGTTCAAGAACCCAAtgagggaaaattaaaaaaaagttcagaCCTAGAAGAAGCCACACAAATGGTGATTTATGTTAGGAAAAATGAAAAGCATGTTGTTAAGGATCTATTAAAAGATTTGGATAAGTCGAAAGTATCAAGTATATCGACTCCCACGACGGTCAGAATAAAAAGTCAATCAGAACTAATAAAGGTGAACAACAAAAGCTGTTCTATCTTAAATACAAGTCAAAAAGTTGCACACTCATTAGGaactaaaacaattatatcTGGTAATATACACATACTAGACCCGCAACAAATCAATACTTCTAGAACAATTTTAGCTAATGGAAATAAAAGCCAGGCAAcaatattaattgataattCTTTAAACAACAATaggcaaataattaaaacttctgTTAGTGGAGCATTTACTGTTGACACTAGCCAAGCTAAGTACGTGAATACAGTTAGCAAAAATAGTGGCGGAGAGTTTCCTAAACCGGCTTACTCTTACTCTTGTCTAATTGCTATGGCGCTAAAAAACTCAAGGACGGGTAGCCTACCTGTTTCagagatttataattttatgtggTAAGTTTAATACAGTCGAATGTTATCGTTATATTTTGCTAAAAACTAACcgtattaatttaagtttatttcttatttgCAGTCAACATTTCCCTTATTTTAAAACTGCGCCAAATGGTTGGAAAAACTCCGTTAGGCATAACCTTagtttaaacaaatgttttgaaaaGATTGAAAAGCCATCAACAAACGGAAGTCAAAGAAAAGGTAatacgaattaaaattaattttacatgaaTCGCAGTAATAAATATAAGACAATTAAACGAATAATCATTGTTTTCAGGTTGTTTGTGGGCTATGAATCCATCAAAAGTAGGCAAAATGGACGAGGAAGTTCAAAAATGGTCACGGAAAGATCCACAAGCTATCAAAAAAGCAATGGTGTATCcaggtaaaaataaactttcatttgTATTATTCGTAAATACTTCAATACAATCAATTATATGTAACTATTCGCGATCGAGTTGAATCGAGACAATCGTCGTCGTATGAAACGTACGTCGTACATAGGATAtgaatccaaaataaataattaaagctaCTTAGCACTTGTCATGCTTCAGTACGACCGATAGTATATATAAGCCATACTTTTAAAGCTAAGCATactgataatttttattatttgcagaGAACTTAGAGGCTTTAGAACGTGGAGAGATGAAATACAGCGGGCTGGGTGGAGAGAACGACGTCGATGATGACGCGGATGTTGATCCTGACACAGAACTCGATGCGGACGTCGAAATAGATCCAGAGGTCAAGGAGGAAGTTGAAGAAGAAGAGGCTATTATAGAACAGGTGAGTTcttacaattaatattgaatattgcATTGTATGATTTAATCTATGTAGTAAGTTTTGGTCACTGTAGATGTCAGGTATCGCGACAAAAAGTAGCCTCTGTCCTTGCTTGAGGTTCGAGCTGTATCCCTACCAAATATGATTACAATAGATGGTTCATCTGTGGAACATCACATACGATAAGAATTACtttcacattaaataataatcctATAAGATCAAGCGGGGAATAACGATGGACTGGACGCCTTTAATAAGGAGTGACAACCCAATTAGCTCAAGATGAAAGGAAAGCAGGTCTTTGCCCTGCATTGGAATTGTTTGAGTTTATAATCTcttcaaagaattttaatttttgagtatTGTTTTAAAGCAATACTCAAACATTACAATATAAGgcttataaataagttatttctcaATCTTCGAAACTTTGAAACATAATTGAATTGGGCACGAAATAATGCTTATGTAACATATTGTCTTTAACAGGAGGTGTCTGATCAGGAGTTGGAAGTTGAAGAGGTAGTTGAAGGCACTGGCATGGTT includes these proteins:
- the LOC113502252 gene encoding uncharacterized protein LOC113502252, encoding MCEIQDYSVELKDIYSNKYSWFADMDLYITDSLQDMLDMDIKNEIATDLSSMTDFTDTLGSHFSELPPLLDMDTDNSSTWLNNSSSFVHNLDLYGSEANAVMVNPNSVMPSSFIETPVKSIVKEEASNVLLTSAAANDDLSNSISLPSPKEEKSHLTFSPSAIKVSKVQEPNEGKLKKSSDLEEATQMVIYVRKNEKHVVKDLLKDLDKSKVSSISTPTTVRIKSQSELIKVNNKSCSILNTSQKVAHSLGTKTIISGNIHILDPQQINTSRTILANGNKSQATILIDNSLNNNRQIIKTSVSGAFTVDTSQAKYVNTVSKNSGGEFPKPAYSYSCLIAMALKNSRTGSLPVSEIYNFMCQHFPYFKTAPNGWKNSVRHNLSLNKCFEKIEKPSTNGSQRKGCLWAMNPSKVGKMDEEVQKWSRKDPQAIKKAMVYPENLEALERGEMKYSGLGGENDVDDDADVDPDTELDADVEIDPEVKEEVEEEEAIIEQEVSDQELEVEEVVEGTGMVGGTYRLLATGPSSLTSYITDVESGEEVSDIEILDQSYEEIDIDVTKPVKLDLSMTENYTIHPTKRAKTSFIYQPVTTQTHTSRRKTPLVNRVALI